The segment cttttgtttcttcttacGTTTAGATTTCTTAGAAGGCTTTTTCTCTCCTTGCTCTTCACCATTTTGTAGTGTTTCAGAGACCTTAACTTCTTCAACTACCTCCTGTGGTTTAGATATCACCTTTGCAATTATACAGATCTCATTTTGTAAGGAAACCGGCTGATCCTTGACTATTTCTGGTGTTGAAACTTCTTCCTGTTCAGCATTTTCCCCAGAAACCTCTTGATCTTTGAGGGTTTCAAGTCCAGAGGCAGTTTCCAAagatgtcttttgtttcttcttacGTTTAGATTTCTTAGAAGGCTTTTTCTCTCCTTGCTCCTCACCATTTTGTAGTGTTTCAGAGACCTTAACTTCTTCAACTACCTCCTGTGGTTTAGATATCACCGTTTCATTTGTACAGATCTCATTTTGTAAGGAAACAGACTGATCCTTAACTATTTCTGGTGTTGAAACTTCCTCCTGTTCAGTATTTTCTCCAGAAACCTCTTGATCTTTAAGGGTTTCAGGTCCAGAGGCAGTTTCCAAagatgtcttttgtttcttcttacGTTTAGATTTCTTAGAAGGCTTTTTCTCTCCTTGCTCTTCACCATTTTGTATTGTTTCAGAGACCTTTACTTCTTCAACTACCTCCTGTGGTTTAGATATCACCGTTTCGTTCGTACAGATCTCATTTTGTAATGAAACAGACTGATCCTTGACTATTTCTGGTGTTGAAACTTCTTCCTGTTCAATATTTTCTCCAGAAACCTCTTGATCGTTGAGGGTTTCAGGTACAGAGGCAGTTTCCAAagatgtcttttgtttcttcttacGTTTAGATTTCTTAGAAGGCTTTTTCTCTCCTTGCTCATCTCCATTTTGTAGTGTTTCAGAGACCTTTACTTCTTCAACTACCTCCTGTGGTTTAGATATCACCGTTTCATTTGTACAGATCTCATTTTGTAATGAAACAGACTGATCCATAACTATTTCTGGTGTTGAAACTTCCTCCTGTTCAGTATTTTCTCCAGAAACCTCTTGATCTTTAAGGGTTTCAGGTCCAGAGGCAGTTTCCAAagatgtcttttgtttcttcttacGTTTAGATTTCTTAGAAGGCTTTTTCTCTCCTTGCTCTTCACCATTTTGTATTGTTTCAGAGACCTTTACTTCTTCAACTACCTCCTGTGGTTTAGATATCACCGTTTCGTTCGTACAGGTCTCATTTTGTAATGAAACAGACTGATCCTTGACTATTTCTGGTGTTGAAACTTCTTCATGTTCAATATTTTCTCCAGAAACCTCTTGATCGTTGAGGGTTTCAGGTCCAGAGGCAGTTTCCAaaaatgtcttttgtttcttcttacGTTTAGATTTCTTAGAAGGCTTTTTCTCTCCTTGCTCTTCACCATTTTGTATTGTTTCAGAGACCTTAACTTCTTCAACTACCTCCTGTGGTTTAGATATCACCGTTTCATTTGTACAGATCTCATTTTGTAATGAAACAGACTGATCCTTGACTATTTCTGGTGTTGAAACTTCTTCATGTTCAATATTTTCTCCAGAAACCTCTTGATCGTTGAGGGTTTCAGGTACAGAGGCAGTTTCCAAagatgtcttttgtttcttcttacGTTTAGATTTCTTTGAAGGCCTTTTCTCTCCTTGCTCCCCACCATTTTGTAGTGTTTCATTCTTTGAAGGCTTTTTCTCTCCTTGCTCTTCACCATTTTGTAGTGTTTCAGAGACCTTTACTTCTTCaacatttaacaataaaactgtCTCAGTTTGTGTTGAAATGGTTTGATAGACTGGGATTATTTCACAATTAGTTTCCTGTACATCCACCTCAGTTTGTGTTGAAATGGTTTGATAGACTGGGATTTTTTCACATCTAGTTTCCTGTACATCCACCTCAGtttgtgttgaaatgttttgatAGACTGGGATTTCTTCACATTTAGTTTCCTGTACATCCACCTCAGTTTGTGTTGAAATGGTTTGAAAGACTGGGATTATTTCACATTTAGTTTCCTGTACATCCACCTCAGTTTGTGTTGAAATGGTTTGATAGCTGGTTGCTTTCAGCTCTGAGGCTTCCCGTGAATCTGTCTGAATTTCTACAGAAACTGTCTGCtttttgtcttgtctttgtTCTGAGTCCTTTTTCTTCAGCAACTCCTCTTTGTGGTTGAGTTCAGCATTTAGCAAAAGAGTGGCGTGATACATCTCATTTGCCTGCTTCATTAAGTATTCCTGTATCTCCATATTTTCCAGTTGGATCTTCTCCAATTTGGCctgacatttacatttttctccattttttggCACTTCGGGGAACTTGGGCAAATATGGGGATTCTTTTGAGTCTTTAAGGATCCCTTCATAAAAGTGGAGCTGTGTCAAACAGTCATTGTATTTTTTCTCTGCCCACAGTCTTCTATCAGCTTGGTTGGAAAGAAATAagcagtttataaatacatcCTCCATGTATTTTAGATGTTGTTGAAGGTCGTACATCTGGCGAAGataaggtggtggtggtggtggcctAGGGTAAGGCATAGGGGCAGGATTTTGGGAGTTGTGAAACATCTGCAAAAAATTTTCTTGCACCTCACCAAGACCAAATTGGGGATTTTCCTTGCCTTTTTGAGCTCTCCTTTCAGACCTAATAGTATATGGGTTGGGGTATGGTGGGACTGAGTACTCATAGCAGTACCAGCGCCTGTTATCTTGACGTGTTCTGAAGGCAGCAGACTTGTAGGTGCGAGTCCAATCCTTTATGTCCTGCTGTATAGTGGGATGAATCACTGCAACCTCAGAACGTTGATTGTCAGAGGCTTGTGTGAATCTTTCGTCCTGAGTGCTACCTGAAGTTTGATTGTCAGAGACCTCAGTTAAATTTTCCACCTGGATATTTTCTGAGTGTTGATCCAGTATGTCCTGTGTTTCAGGGATGGTTTCTTTTTCAGGGACTAGCGGTGGTGTAGAGATTGGAGTTTCCTTTGTGTTAGTCTGCTTTTCTAAGGAAGCTGCCTGAAAACCTTCTTTTCCCAGCACTGAAACTTCTTCCTGTTCAGTATTTTCCCCAGAAACCATTTCTGGTGTTAAAACTTCTGGTGGCGGCCTAGGGTAAGGCATAGGGGCAGGATTTTGGGAGTTGTGAAACATCTGCAAAAATCTTTCTTGCACCTCACCAAGACCAAATAGTGGATTTTCCTTGCCTTTTTGAGCTCTCCTTTCAGACCTAATGGTATATGGGTTGGGGTATGGTGGGACTGAGTACTCATAGCAGTACCAGCGCCTGTTATCTTGACGTGTTCTGAAGGCAGCAGACCTGTAGGTGTGAGTCCAATCCTTTGTGTCCTGCTGTATTGTGGGATGAATCTCTGCAACCTCAGAACGCTGATTGTCAGAGGCTTGTGTGAATCTTTCCTCCTGAGTGCTCCCTGAAGTTTGATTGTCAGAGACCTCAGTTAAATTTTCCACCTGGATATTTTCTGAGTGTTGATCCAGTATGTCCTGTGTTTCAGGGATGGTTTCTTTTTCAGGGACTAGTGGTGGTGTAGAGATTGGAGTTTCCTTTGTGTAAGTCTGCTTTTCTAAGGAAGCTGCCTGAACACCTTCTTTTTCCAGCACTGAAACTTCTTCCTGTTCAGCATTTTCCCCAGAAACCTCTTGATCTTTGAGGGTTTCAAGTCCAGAGGCAGTTTCCAAagatgtcttttgtttcttcttacGTTTAGATTTCTTAGAAGGCTTTTTCTCTCCTTGCTCCTCACCATTTTGTAGTGTTTCAGAGACCTTAACTTCTTCAACTACCTCCTGTGGTTTAGATATCACTGTTTCATTTGTACAGATCTCATTTTGGAAGGAAACAGACTGATCCTTGACTATTTCTGGTGTTGAAACTTCCTCCTGTTCAGTATTTTCTCCAGAAACCTCTTGATCTTTGAGGGTTTCAGGTCCAGAGGCAGTTTCCAAagatgtcttttgtttcttcttacGTTTAGATTTCTTAGAAGGCTTTTTCTCTCCTTGCTCTTCACCATTTTGTAGTGTTTCAGAGACCTTAACTTCTTCAACTACCTCCTGTGGTTTAGATATCACCGTTTCATTTCTACAGATCTCATTTTGGAAGGAAACCGACTGATCCTTGACTATTTCTGGTGTTGAAACTTCTTCCTGTTCAGTATTTTCTCCAGAAACCTCTTGATCTTTGAGGGTTTCAGGTCCAGAGGCAGTTTCCAAagatgtcttttgtttgttcttaCGTTTAGATTTCTTAGAAGGCTTTTTCTCTCCTTGCTCTTCACCATTTTGAAGGGTTTCAGAGATCTTAATTTCTTCAACTACCTCCTGTGATTTAGATATCACCGTTTCATTCGTACAGATCTCATTTTGGAAGGAAACCGACTGATCCTTGACTATTTCTGGTGTTGAAACTTCTTCCTGTTCAGTATTGTCCTGTTTTTCAGGGATCATTTCTTTTTCAGGGACTAGAGATGGTGCAAAGATTGGAGTTTCCTTTGTGCAAGTCTGCTTTTCTAAGGAAGCTGCCTGATCACCTTCATTTTCCTGCACTGAAACTTCTTCCTGTTCAGTATTTTCTCCAGAAACCTCTTGATCTTTGATGGTTTCAGGTCCAGAGGCAGTTTCCGAagatgtcttttgtttcttcttacGTTTAGGTTTCTTAGAAGGCTTTTGCTCATCCCCATTTTGTAGTGTTTCAGAGACCTTAACTTCTTCAATGacctcctctttctttttccccTTCTTGCTAGCAGCTTTTTGAGCTTTCTTTTCATAATAGTCGAAATAACCCGGTGGGTAAATTGCAGATAGTTGGTTAAAGGAGGggtcaaataaaata is part of the Fundulus heteroclitus isolate FHET01 chromosome 13, MU-UCD_Fhet_4.1, whole genome shotgun sequence genome and harbors:
- the LOC118565340 gene encoding uncharacterized protein LOC118565340 isoform X5 — translated: MKSSKPTIEKETWGDIVERELGEPPEGIIIYSYEGEDDFDDFDSDDRCSERNSYPRENSKEKDYSDNHTSECIKDVRFSASEQQTPTNQRVSRENVKQQAVTKECDQEASLEKQSCRKETPVSKPPLVPEKETIPETQETQDQQEKEQPVEYLSNKKIIVPLDNWFESESESESESKIVQTPYILFDPSFNQLSAIYPPGYFDYYEKKAQKAASKKGKKKEEVIEEVKVSETLQNGDEQKPSKKPKRKKKQKTSSETASGPETIKDQEVSGENTEQEEVSVQENEGDQAASLEKQTCTKETPIFAPSLVPEKEMIPEKQDNTEQEEVSTPEIVKDQSVSFQNEICTNETVISKSQEVVEEIKISETLQNGEEQGEKKPSKKSKRKNKQKTSLETASGPETLKDQEVSGENTEQEEVSTPEIVKDQSVSFQNEICRNETVISKPQEVVEEVKVSETLQNGEEQGEKKPSKKSKRKKKQKTSLETASGPETLKDQEVSGENTEQEEVSTPEIVKDQSVSFQNEICTNETVISKPQEVVEEVKVSETLQNGEEQGEKKPSKKSKRKKKQKTSLETASGLETLKDQEVSGENAEQEEVSVLEKEGVQAASLEKQTYTKETPISTPPLVPEKETIPETQDILDQHSENIQVENLTEVSDNQTSGSTQEERFTQASDNQRSEVAEIHPTIQQDTKDWTHTYRSAAFRTRQDNRRWYCYEYSVPPYPNPYTIRSERRAQKGKENPLFGLGEVQERFLQMFHNSQNPAPMPYPRPPPEVLTPEMVSGENTEQEEVSVLGKEGFQAASLEKQTNTKETPISTPPLVPEKETIPETQDILDQHSENIQVENLTEVSDNQTSGSTQDERFTQASDNQRSEVAVIHPTIQQDIKDWTRTYKSAAFRTRQDNRRWYCYEYSVPPYPNPYTIRSERRAQKGKENPQFGLGEVQENFLQMFHNSQNPAPMPYPRPPPPPPYLRQMYDLQQHLKYMEDVFINCLFLSNQADRRLWAEKKYNDCLTQLHFYEGILKDSKESPYLPKFPEVPKNGEKCKCQAKLEKIQLENMEIQEYLMKQANEMYHATLLLNAELNHKEELLKKKDSEQRQDKKQTVSVEIQTDSREASELKATSYQTISTQTEVDVQETKCEIIPVFQTISTQTEVDVQETKCEEIPVYQNISTQTEVDVQETRCEKIPVYQTISTQTETVLLLNVEEVKVSETLQNGEEQGEKKPSKKSKRKKKQKTSLETASGLETLKDQEVSGENAEQEEVSTPEIVKDQPVSLQNEICIIAKVISKPQEVVEEVKVSETLQNGEEQGEKKPSKKSKRKKKQKTSLETASGPETLNDQEVSGENIEQEKVSTPEIVKDQSVSLQNEICTNETVISKPEEVVEEVKVSETLQNGEEQGEKKPSKKSKKSVFSLSASAKRESGQKEKQTSKALKVSEREKASKFQKKSIQKEETKSKKSQHAVTSPPQMKIKEVEDAIHTQAAKEGLVQDNNPKQADSLVKKVSLWKRIKKAMTPSNWCRCKDRKENQPQ
- the LOC118565340 gene encoding uncharacterized protein LOC118565340 isoform X2 — translated: MKSSKPTIEKETWGDIVERELGEPPEGIIIYSYEGEDDFDDFDSDDRCSERNSYPRENSKEKDYSDNHTSECIKDVRFSASEQQTPTNQRVSRENVKQQAVTKECDQEASLEKQSCRKETPVSKPPLVPEKETIPETQETQDQQEKEQPVEYLSNKKIIVPLDNWFESESESESESKIVQTPYILFDPSFNQLSAIYPPGYFDYYEKKAQKAASKKGKKKEEVIEEVKVSETLQNGDEQKPSKKPKRKKKQKTSSETASGPETIKDQEVSGENTEQEEVSVQENEGDQAASLEKQTCTKETPIFAPSLVPEKEMIPEKQDNTEQEEVSTPEIVKDQSVSFQNEICTNETVISKSQEVVEEIKISETLQNGEEQGEKKPSKKSKRKNKQKTSLETASGPETLKDQEVSGENTEQEEVSTPEIVKDQSVSFQNEICRNETVISKPQEVVEEVKVSETLQNGEEQGEKKPSKKSKRKKKQKTSLETASGPETLKDQEVSGENTEQEEVSTPEIVKDQSVSFQNEICTNETVISKPQEVVEEVKVSETLQNGEEQGEKKPSKKSKRKKKQKTSLETASGLETLKDQEVSGENAEQEEVSVLEKEGVQAASLEKQTYTKETPISTPPLVPEKETIPETQDILDQHSENIQVENLTEVSDNQTSGSTQEERFTQASDNQRSEVAEIHPTIQQDTKDWTHTYRSAAFRTRQDNRRWYCYEYSVPPYPNPYTIRSERRAQKGKENPLFGLGEVQERFLQMFHNSQNPAPMPYPRPPPEVLTPEMVSGENTEQEEVSVLGKEGFQAASLEKQTNTKETPISTPPLVPEKETIPETQDILDQHSENIQVENLTEVSDNQTSGSTQDERFTQASDNQRSEVAVIHPTIQQDIKDWTRTYKSAAFRTRQDNRRWYCYEYSVPPYPNPYTIRSERRAQKGKENPQFGLGEVQENFLQMFHNSQNPAPMPYPRPPPPPPYLRQMYDLQQHLKYMEDVFINCLFLSNQADRRLWAEKKYNDCLTQLHFYEGILKDSKESPYLPKFPEVPKNGEKCKCQAKLEKIQLENMEIQEYLMKQANEMYHATLLLNAELNHKEELLKKKDSEQRQDKKQTVSVEIQTDSREASELKATSYQTISTQTEVDVQETKCEIIPVFQTISTQTEVDVQETKCEEIPVYQNISTQTEVDVQETRCEKIPVYQTISTQTETVLLLNVEEVKVSETLQNGEEQGEKKPSKNETLQNGGEQGEKRPSKKSKRKKKQKTSLETASVPETLNDQEVSGENIEHEEVSTPEIVKDQSVSLQNEICTNETVISKPQEVVEEVKVSETIQNGEEQGEKKPSKKSKRKKKQKTFLETASGPETLNDQEVSGENIEHEEVSTPEIVKDQSVSLQNETCTNETVISKPQEVVEEVKVSETIQNGEEQGEKKPSKKSKRKKKQKTSLETASGPETLKDQEVSGENTEQEEVSTPEIVMDQSVSLQNEICTNETVISKPQEVVEEVKVSETLQNGDEQGEKKPSKKSKRKKKQKTSLETASVPETLNDQEVSGENIEQEEVSTPEIVKDQSVSLQNEICTNETVISKPQEVVEEVKVSETIQNGEEQGEKKPSKKSKRKKKQKTSLETASGPETLKDQEVSGENTEQEEVSTPEIVKDQSVSLQNEICTNETVISKPQEVVEEVKVSETLQNGEEQGEKKPSKKSKRKKKQKTSLETASGLETLKDQEVSGENAEQEEVSTPEIVKDQPVSLQNEICIIAKVISKPQEVVEEVKVSETLQNGEEQGEKKPSKKSKRKKKQKTSLETASGPETLNDQEVSGENIEQEKVSTPEIVKDQSVSLQNEICTNETVISKPEEVVEEVKVSETLQNGEEQGEKKPSKKSKKSVFSLSASAKRESGQKEKQTSKALKVSEREKASKFQKKSIQKEETKSKKSQHAVTSPPQMKIKEVEDAIHTQAAKEGLVQDNNPKQADSLVKKVSLWKRIKKAMTPSNWCRCKDRKENQPQ
- the LOC118565340 gene encoding microtubule-associated protein futsch-like isoform X6 — encoded protein: MKSSKPTIEKETWGDIVERELGEPPEGIIIYSYEGEDDFDDFDSDDRCSERNSYPRENSKEKDYSDNHTSECIKDVRFSASEQQTPTNQRVSRENVKQQAVTKECDQEASLEKQSCRKETPVSKPPLVPEKETIPETQETQDQQEKEQPVEYLSNKKIIVPLDNWFESESESESESKIVQTPYILFDPSFNQLSAIYPPGYFDYYEKKAQKAASKKGKKKEEVIEEVKVSETLQNGDEQKPSKKPKRKKKQKTSSETASGPETIKDQEVSGENTEQEEVSVQENEGDQAASLEKQTCTKETPIFAPSLVPEKEMIPEKQDNTEQEEVSTPEIVKDQSVSFQNEICTNETVISKSQEVVEEIKISETLQNGEEQGEKKPSKKSKRKNKQKTSLETASGPETLKDQEVSGENTEQEEVSTPEIVKDQSVSFQNEICRNETVISKPQEVVEEVKVSETLQNGEEQGEKKPSKNETLQNGGEQGEKRPSKKSKRKKKQKTSLETASVPETLNDQEVSGENIEHEEVSTPEIVKDQSVSLQNEICTNETVISKPQEVVEEVKVSETIQNGEEQGEKKPSKKSKRKKKQKTFLETASGPETLNDQEVSGENIEHEEVSTPEIVKDQSVSLQNETCTNETVISKPQEVVEEVKVSETIQNGEEQGEKKPSKKSKRKKKQKTSLETASGPETLKDQEVSGENTEQEEVSTPEIVMDQSVSLQNEICTNETVISKPQEVVEEVKVSETLQNGDEQGEKKPSKKSKRKKKQKTSLETASVPETLNDQEVSGENIEQEEVSTPEIVKDQSVSLQNEICTNETVISKPQEVVEEVKVSETIQNGEEQGEKKPSKKSKRKKKQKTSLETASGPETLKDQEVSGENTEQEEVSTPEIVKDQSVSLQNEICTNETVISKPQEVVEEVKVSETLQNGEEQGEKKPSKKSKRKKKQKTSLETASGLETLKDQEVSGENAEQEEVSTPEIVKDQPVSLQNEICIIAKVISKPQEVVEEVKVSETLQNGEEQGEKKPSKKSKRKKKQKTSLETASGPETLNDQEVSGENIEQEKVSTPEIVKDQSVSLQNEICTNETVISKPEEVVEEVKVSETLQNGEEQGEKKPSKKSKKSVFSLSASAKRESGQKEKQTSKALKVSEREKASKFQKKSIQKEETKSKKSQHAVTSPPQMKIKEVEDAIHTQAAKEGLVQDNNPKQADSLVKKVSLWKRIKKAMTPSNWCRCKDRKENQPQ
- the LOC118565340 gene encoding uncharacterized protein LOC118565340 isoform X3 yields the protein MKSSKPTIEKETWGDIVERELGEPPEGIIIYSYEGEDDFDDFDSDDRCSERNSYPRENSKEKDYSDNHTSECIKDVRFSASEQQTPTNQRVSRENVKQQAVTKECDQEASLEKQSCRKETPVSKPPLVPEKETIPETQETQDQQEKEQPVEYLSNKKIIVPLDNWFESESESESESKIVQTPYILFDPSFNQLSAIYPPGYFDYYEKKAQKAASKKGKKKEEVIEEVKVSETLQNGDEQKPSKKPKRKKKQKTSSETASGPETIKDQEVSGENTEQEEVSVQENEGDQAASLEKQTCTKETPIFAPSLVPEKEMIPEKQDNTEQEEVSTPEIVKDQSVSFQNEICTNETVISKSQEVVEEIKISETLQNGEEQGEKKPSKKSKRKNKQKTSLETASGPETLKDQEVSGENTEQEEVSTPEIVKDQSVSFQNEICRNETVISKPQEVVEEVKVSETLQNGEEQGEKKPSKKSKRKKKQKTSLETASGPETLKDQEVSGENTEQEEVSTPEIVKDQSVSFQNEICTNETVISKPQEVVEEVKVSETLQNGEEQGEKKPSKKSKRKKKQKTSLETASGLETLKDQEVSGENAEQEEVSVLEKEGVQAASLEKQTYTKETPISTPPLVPEKETIPETQDILDQHSENIQVENLTEVSDNQTSGSTQEERFTQASDNQRSEVAEIHPTIQQDTKDWTHTYRSAAFRTRQDNRRWYCYEYSVPPYPNPYTIRSERRAQKGKENPLFGLGEVQERFLQMFHNSQNPAPMPYPRPPPEVLTPEMVSGENTEQEEVSVLGKEGFQAASLEKQTNTKETPISTPPLVPEKETIPETQDILDQHSENIQVENLTEVSDNQTSGSTQDERFTQASDNQRSEVAVIHPTIQQDIKDWTRTYKSAAFRTRQDNRRWYCYEYSVPPYPNPYTIRSERRAQKGKENPQFGLGEVQENFLQMFHNSQNPAPMPYPRPPPPPPYLRQMYDLQQHLKYMEDVFINCLFLSNQADRRLWAEKKYNDCLTQLHFYEGILKDSKESPYLPKFPEVPKNGEKCKCQAKLEKIQLENMEIQEYLMKQANEMYHATLLLNAELNHKEELLKKKDSEQRQDKKQTVSVEIQTDSREASELKATSYQTISTQTEVDVQETKCEIIPVFQTISTQTEVDVQETKCEEIPVYQNISTQTEVDVQETRCEKIPVYQTISTQTEVDVQETNCEIIPVYQTISTQTETVLLLNVEEVKVSETLQNGEEQGEKKPSKNETLQNGEEQGEKKPSKKSKRKKKQKTFLETASGPETLNDQEVSGENIEHEEVSTPEIVKDQSVSLQNETCTNETVISKPQEVVEEVKVSETIQNGEEQGEKKPSKKSKRKKKQKTSLETASGPETLKDQEVSGENTEQEEVSTPEIVMDQSVSLQNEICTNETVISKPQEVVEEVKVSETLQNGDEQGEKKPSKKSKRKKKQKTSLETASVPETLNDQEVSGENIEQEEVSTPEIVKDQSVSLQNEICTNETVISKPQEVVEEVKVSETIQNGEEQGEKKPSKKSKRKKKQKTSLETASGPETLKDQEVSGENTEQEEVSTPEIVKDQSVSLQNEICTNETVISKPQEVVEEVKVSETLQNGEEQGEKKPSKKSKRKKKQKTSLETASGLETLKDQEVSGENAEQEEVSTPEIVKDQPVSLQNEICIIAKVISKPQEVVEEVKVSETLQNGEEQGEKKPSKKSKRKKKQKTSLETASGPETLNDQEVSGENIEQEKVSTPEIVKDQSVSLQNEICTNETVISKPEEVVEEVKVSETLQNGEEQGEKKPSKKSKKSVFSLSASAKRESGQKEKQTSKALKVSEREKASKFQKKSIQKEETKSKKSQHAVTSPPQMKIKEVEDAIHTQAAKEGLVQDNNPKQADSLVKKVSLWKRIKKAMTPSNWCRCKDRKENQPQ
- the LOC118565340 gene encoding uncharacterized protein LOC118565340 isoform X1 — translated: MKSSKPTIEKETWGDIVERELGEPPEGIIIYSYEGEDDFDDFDSDDRCSERNSYPRENSKEKDYSDNHTSECIKDVRFSASEQQTPTNQRVSRENVKQQAVTKECDQEASLEKQSCRKETPVSKPPLVPEKETIPETQETQDQQEKEQPVEYLSNKKIIVPLDNWFESESESESESKIVQTPYILFDPSFNQLSAIYPPGYFDYYEKKAQKAASKKGKKKEEVIEEVKVSETLQNGDEQKPSKKPKRKKKQKTSSETASGPETIKDQEVSGENTEQEEVSVQENEGDQAASLEKQTCTKETPIFAPSLVPEKEMIPEKQDNTEQEEVSTPEIVKDQSVSFQNEICTNETVISKSQEVVEEIKISETLQNGEEQGEKKPSKKSKRKNKQKTSLETASGPETLKDQEVSGENTEQEEVSTPEIVKDQSVSFQNEICRNETVISKPQEVVEEVKVSETLQNGEEQGEKKPSKKSKRKKKQKTSLETASGPETLKDQEVSGENTEQEEVSTPEIVKDQSVSFQNEICTNETVISKPQEVVEEVKVSETLQNGEEQGEKKPSKKSKRKKKQKTSLETASGLETLKDQEVSGENAEQEEVSVLEKEGVQAASLEKQTYTKETPISTPPLVPEKETIPETQDILDQHSENIQVENLTEVSDNQTSGSTQEERFTQASDNQRSEVAEIHPTIQQDTKDWTHTYRSAAFRTRQDNRRWYCYEYSVPPYPNPYTIRSERRAQKGKENPLFGLGEVQERFLQMFHNSQNPAPMPYPRPPPEVLTPEMVSGENTEQEEVSVLGKEGFQAASLEKQTNTKETPISTPPLVPEKETIPETQDILDQHSENIQVENLTEVSDNQTSGSTQDERFTQASDNQRSEVAVIHPTIQQDIKDWTRTYKSAAFRTRQDNRRWYCYEYSVPPYPNPYTIRSERRAQKGKENPQFGLGEVQENFLQMFHNSQNPAPMPYPRPPPPPPYLRQMYDLQQHLKYMEDVFINCLFLSNQADRRLWAEKKYNDCLTQLHFYEGILKDSKESPYLPKFPEVPKNGEKCKCQAKLEKIQLENMEIQEYLMKQANEMYHATLLLNAELNHKEELLKKKDSEQRQDKKQTVSVEIQTDSREASELKATSYQTISTQTEVDVQETKCEEIPVYQNISTQTEVDVQETRCEKIPVYQTISTQTEVDVQETNCEIIPVYQTISTQTETVLLLNVEEVKVSETLQNGEEQGEKKPSKNETLQNGGEQGEKRPSKKSKRKKKQKTSLETASVPETLNDQEVSGENIEHEEVSTPEIVKDQSVSLQNEICTNETVISKPQEVVEEVKVSETIQNGEEQGEKKPSKKSKRKKKQKTFLETASGPETLNDQEVSGENIEHEEVSTPEIVKDQSVSLQNETCTNETVISKPQEVVEEVKVSETIQNGEEQGEKKPSKKSKRKKKQKTSLETASGPETLKDQEVSGENTEQEEVSTPEIVMDQSVSLQNEICTNETVISKPQEVVEEVKVSETLQNGDEQGEKKPSKKSKRKKKQKTSLETASVPETLNDQEVSGENIEQEEVSTPEIVKDQSVSLQNEICTNETVISKPQEVVEEVKVSETIQNGEEQGEKKPSKKSKRKKKQKTSLETASGPETLKDQEVSGENTEQEEVSTPEIVKDQSVSLQNEICTNETVISKPQEVVEEVKVSETLQNGEEQGEKKPSKKSKRKKKQKTSLETASGLETLKDQEVSGENAEQEEVSTPEIVKDQPVSLQNEICIIAKVISKPQEVVEEVKVSETLQNGEEQGEKKPSKKSKRKKKQKTSLETASGPETLNDQEVSGENIEQEKVSTPEIVKDQSVSLQNEICTNETVISKPEEVVEEVKVSETLQNGEEQGEKKPSKKSKKSVFSLSASAKRESGQKEKQTSKALKVSEREKASKFQKKSIQKEETKSKKSQHAVTSPPQMKIKEVEDAIHTQAAKEGLVQDNNPKQADSLVKKVSLWKRIKKAMTPSNWCRCKDRKENQPQ